One Aphelocoma coerulescens isolate FSJ_1873_10779 chromosome 5, UR_Acoe_1.0, whole genome shotgun sequence DNA segment encodes these proteins:
- the CLCF1 gene encoding cardiotrophin-like cytokine factor 1 isoform X2 — protein sequence MLNVTGELSGDSWGIFTFLCAALCNLPALPALNCSEELGAGQSIQQTYDLTRYLEHQLRTLAGTYLNYLGPPFNEPDFNPPRLARAERVPSATVDLDLWRGLTDNARLAANYRAYSRLLCYLRVLDGQVGTAELRHRLAHFCASLQGLVLSIGGVMSSLGYPLPAGPAAPPAPPGVPAAPNDFLKKMDDFWLLKELQTWLWRSAKDFNRLKKKVPPAVVTLRLEARGF from the exons ATGCTAAATGTAACCGGGGAGCTCTCAG GTGACTCTTGGGGGATCTTCACCTTCCTGTGCGCCGCGCTTTGCAACCTGCCGGCGCTGCCGGCGCTGAACTGCTCCGAGGAGCTGGGCGCCGGCCAGTCCATCCAGCAGACCTACGACCTGACCCGCTACCTGGAGCACCAGCTCCGCACCCTCGCCGGCACCTAC CTGAACTACCTGGGTCCCCCCTTCAATGAGCCCGACTTCAACCCTCCGCGGCTGGCGCGGGCCGAGCGGGTGCCCAGCGCCACGGTGGACCTGGACCTGTGGCGGGGCCTGACGGACAACGCCCGCCTGGCCGCCAACTACCGGGCCTACAGCCGCCTGCTCTGCTACCTGCGCGTGCTGGACGGGCAGGTGGGCACGGCCGAGCTGCGCCACCGCCTCGCCCACTTCTGCGCCAGCCTCCAGGGGCTGGTGCTCAGCATCGGCGGCGTCATGTCCTCGCTGGGGTACCCGctgcccgccggccccgcggcgccccccgcgccccccggcgTGCCCGCGGCCCCCAATGACTTCCTGAAGAAGATGGATGATTTCTGGctgctgaaggagctgcagaccTGGCTCTGGCGCTCGGCCAAGGACTTCAACCGCCTCAAGAAGAAGGTGCCGCCTGCTGTGGTCACCCTGCGGCTGGAGGCGAGGGGGTTCTGA
- the CLCF1 gene encoding cardiotrophin-like cytokine factor 1 isoform X1 has product MELRAGDSWGIFTFLCAALCNLPALPALNCSEELGAGQSIQQTYDLTRYLEHQLRTLAGTYLNYLGPPFNEPDFNPPRLARAERVPSATVDLDLWRGLTDNARLAANYRAYSRLLCYLRVLDGQVGTAELRHRLAHFCASLQGLVLSIGGVMSSLGYPLPAGPAAPPAPPGVPAAPNDFLKKMDDFWLLKELQTWLWRSAKDFNRLKKKVPPAVVTLRLEARGF; this is encoded by the exons GTGACTCTTGGGGGATCTTCACCTTCCTGTGCGCCGCGCTTTGCAACCTGCCGGCGCTGCCGGCGCTGAACTGCTCCGAGGAGCTGGGCGCCGGCCAGTCCATCCAGCAGACCTACGACCTGACCCGCTACCTGGAGCACCAGCTCCGCACCCTCGCCGGCACCTAC CTGAACTACCTGGGTCCCCCCTTCAATGAGCCCGACTTCAACCCTCCGCGGCTGGCGCGGGCCGAGCGGGTGCCCAGCGCCACGGTGGACCTGGACCTGTGGCGGGGCCTGACGGACAACGCCCGCCTGGCCGCCAACTACCGGGCCTACAGCCGCCTGCTCTGCTACCTGCGCGTGCTGGACGGGCAGGTGGGCACGGCCGAGCTGCGCCACCGCCTCGCCCACTTCTGCGCCAGCCTCCAGGGGCTGGTGCTCAGCATCGGCGGCGTCATGTCCTCGCTGGGGTACCCGctgcccgccggccccgcggcgccccccgcgccccccggcgTGCCCGCGGCCCCCAATGACTTCCTGAAGAAGATGGATGATTTCTGGctgctgaaggagctgcagaccTGGCTCTGGCGCTCGGCCAAGGACTTCAACCGCCTCAAGAAGAAGGTGCCGCCTGCTGTGGTCACCCTGCGGCTGGAGGCGAGGGGGTTCTGA
- the LOC138112106 gene encoding glycine N-acyltransferase-like protein 3, with protein sequence MQILRCPAQLQLLEETLWKSLPTSLPVLGTVMMVARGNPASHEVLVDSWPHFGIVLTRLRPEEHRDPRDYYINQLAVFYRDKGALQALLGGTEAVTRARAFQIMGMQDGLDEAVQEVASARGLKVETIQHRALISPEPPQPRRQMPPGLRLAPVSPSHVPLLNATWALGGNARSRAFLLGLVRTLPSACLLGPRGRPVCWSLLDGQGCLRHGYTVPAWRGHGLTGVVLAAIGRELHARGFPVYCAVRPHNTASLRALQAIGFLPQPGTFYMILGIPK encoded by the exons ATGCAGATCCTGAggtgcccagcccagctgcagctcctggaggagaCCCTGTGGAAGAGCCTGCCCACCAGCCTGCCG GTCCTGGGGACTGTGATGATGGTGGCCAGGGGGAACCCAGCCTCCCACGAGGTGCTGGTGGACTCCTGGCCCCATTTCGGCATTGTCCTGACCCGCCTGCGCCCAGAG gagcacagggaccCCAGGGACTACTACATCAACCAGCTGGCTGTGTTTTACCGGGACAAGGGAGccctgcaggcactgctgggggGCACTGAGGCGGTGACCCGGGCACGGGCCTTCCAGATTATGG GGATGCAGGATGGGCTGGACGAGGCCGTACAGGAGGTGGCCAGTGCCAGGGGGCTGAAGGTGGAGACGATCCAGCACCGGGCGTTGATTAGTcccgagcccccccagccccgcaggcA GATGCCCCCGGGCCTGCGCCTGGcgcccgtgtccccatcccacgtCCCGCTGCTCAACGCCACGTGGGCCCTGGGGGGCAATGCCCGCAGCCGGGCGTTCCTCCTGGGGCTGGTGAGGACGCTGCCCTCCGCCTGCCTGCTGGGCCCGCGCGGCCGCCCGGTGTGCTGGAGCCTGCTGGACGGGCAGGGCTGCCTGCGCCACGGCTACACGGTGCCCGCCTGGCGCGGCCACGGCCTCACCGGGGTCGTGCTGGCCGCCATAGGCCGGGAGCTGCACGCCCGCGGCTTCCCCGTCTACTGCGCCGTGCGGCCCCACAACACGGCCTCGCTGCGCGCCCTGCAAGCCATCGGCTTCCTGCCCCAGCCCGGGACCTTCTACATGATCCTGGGCATCCCAAAGTAG